Part of the Thamnophis elegans isolate rThaEle1 chromosome 10, rThaEle1.pri, whole genome shotgun sequence genome, ATTCCCCATGTAGGTTGCTTTTAGCTCTTGGAGGAAACACTGAATATAATTGTAACaaataatacaatgcaatattTGGTTTTGGACTTTGAAAGTATAAATATAGTGAGATGAAGAGGATATTTCATGTCAATGTCTAAAAAAATAGTTGTGCCTTGATAGTAGCTGATACAAAGTAACTATGTTCAGATTAAAACATTTCTGCATGTTTTCCATTTCATTATCTGGTTTGCTGGTGTGCAGTGCAGTTGGAATGGGCAATAATGAGAAAAAGGCAGAATACTATTTTGTATCAGTTTAAGATGAAATAGTGAAATTTGTAATGAGGGGCTTTGcttgaaggaaaaataaatgagaGCTATGAACCAGTGAGAACTTAGTACATTTCATTTTTGCCCTTGGCCCATCATAAATCATCTTCCAACACAACACTGTCATTTCAAGCCAACTTTATTTGCACAGGTTTTAATTATCTGATATGgatgtcctcattttacagaacaATTTGGTTAATGGTCTATATATCATGATTTTCATCCAGATAGAGATGATAGGATGGATTACAAATAGAAGGATATTTTGTTGAAAATATATTAATCTACTTCATTAACTCTTATTGAGCAGATGGTAATTTTAAAACTCTGGCCTAAATTTCAGCTTAAGATTTTGGTGTGGTGAACTATCTATTCCATTATCCATCTGCTAATTATTCCATTGCCCAGCTGCTGAACTCATGAACCAAGCAGCCAAGACCAGTTTAGATATTTAATATTGTTCTACCATGAAAGATTAACAAGGCCTAATCTCTGCATGCTTGATTATGAGTAAACCCACTGAATCCAATAGGGTTTTTAAAATGCATGTTCTAGATGAAATAAAGAATTGCACAGTTAGTTATCATCATTGATTATATATTTATCTTGCTACTTTTAACATTCACTTTAAATATATCTGCCAATCAGGATTTGGGCTTTTCACCTGGGAAATGGTGAAACACAACTCAAGCAATGCAAGTACATTTTAATGTGCCAAAGGACAAATGATGGTTTgtggaaaacctccagtgatgaagcacccacaacttctgaagacaagctgttctacTAGTTAATTTGTTTTTGTCCAAATTACTGCCAAAACAGCTGCATCAATGTTTGGTAATTAAGACAACTGGGGTGGGGGAATCCAAAATTTTATTTTAGCACAATGTTCTGGAAAGTATctatttattcccccccccccctttaatccTGATTTAGTTAGAGTGCCAGCCAGGTCTAGACTGTCAAAATCCAGATACAAATGTTAAGAAAAGCTTTGCTGCCGCCTTTGATCATCCGGAATTCTGTAGACCGACCTGCTATGAAATCAGCCTGAGACAAAAGATATTTTGAACCGACGTTTCCTAGGACCCAGCAGAGACGGCGGCAAAGGAGCGATTCAAACACATCGTAGGTCGCCAGGGAATTTCAGACTGCTGCAGCCTCAGATTTGGCGATCGCCATGAGTTTGGAAGCGCTTCGGTACCGCAGGGGATTCCTGCAGATTCTCAACCAGCTTCTGCTGCCTCATCAGACTGTCTATGAGGAAATAAGCAGCGTTCGCCAGGGCTGGGAAGCCATTCGGTCTATGAAGGTGTTGCCAGGAGGGGATGGGACAAGTTAGCAATTACCGAGTTCAGCTAAAAATGTTGCACGTGTATCTCTAAAAAGCACCGTAATCTGAGTCCCCGCCACGTAGTACGGAAAGACGTTGGTGGTACAAAGTCTCTGGAGAGTACTCGGGTTCTGAGTATTGACTTATAGACGAAGCTTTTGCGGAGTTAAAAGTTCCGCAAAGCTAAGAGTAAAAGTGTTGGAATATAAGGATTTCAGGCAACAGTCAAAGAGTCATGGTTGTGTTCATATCAGAAATCATATCAGTAATCTTTCACTGTGTTGAATCAATCCCAATTGGCTTCTACGGTGAGACAAAATCCGCATTTTCATCCACAAGGGCAGTCTTCACAAAGCATGCTAATCTAAAGTGAACAAAGCATGTTTGGGTTTAATATGACATGCAATAACTGTAAATCTGTTTGCACGTGTATCCTTATTATTATCTTAGTCCATATTAACCCACATCCAGGTTACCAAATTTAGACTACAAAAATTCCAAATGCTAGTAGTGGTGGCAAAACTGACTTTATGATGCCATttatgtggacccagattgttggggcaatatgctgattctgtgtaaatcgcttagagtgcagtaaagcactatgaagcggtgtacAAATCTAAGTGCTTGTGCTATCTAGTGATTGTTTAGACAATTTGTGCAAACCCAAATTGGTAGCCTTACATAAAATTCACATACTGCACTAGGATAAAATAAGGCTTTGAATTGAATTGTGGTTCATGTTTTATGCAAATTCAGCCATTGTGTAAGAAAtctgtatacaggtagttcttgacagtTGATCCAGTATTCTTTTTtggggttgtttgtttgtttgttatgttGGGCGGATATAATTCTTGGAATGGGACTTGAGCAATGTAAAAGCAATTTGAATTTTTGggaattaaaaaattatatttctcCTGATTCAGACTTAAAATTGCCCTTGCATTTTTTGCAACAACCAGTGCTGTTGATTGTTTTGAATTGATTGATTACTATTTAATGTATTGATTactagtccagtatctttttcaCAGGTACCATTACTAAGCTAAATATATATATCCCTTATCCTATCTCTTTGCAAGTTTAATATTAGAATGGTATCAATATAGCCTTCTTTCCATTTCTCAAACTGTCAGATTAGAAAGATACACGGATGTTAtgttatgccttttttttttttacaaagatttGCCTGACTTCGGTATCATCTTTGGGGGAAAGggaatttttctatttttacacCATATATATCCTGTGTAATGGTTTCAATTACATTGGCCACCAGGGGGCAGTGGAAAACCAATTAATTTAAGTGACTAACTGCACTTAAATTCAATTTGCTCACCTAGCTTTTATGTAGCAATtgtttaaagttaccaaggtgtTGAAAAAGAAAACTTATGACCAGTTCTTGAAGTTTGGGCACCTAAAGTATGGTCATCTGATCATAATttgacacttggcaaccagcctgcacttgttgcagtgtcctgtgctCAAGTGATCACCATTCTTTGCTGGCTACCCACAAtgaaagtcagtgggaaagctgGTAAAGAAGGATGCAATTGACTGTTGTAAGTCACTTATCCCCTCCCCTACCTGGCAGCAACCAATCCCAGCCCTGCTGTATGCTACATCTTACCTGCTTGCCGACCTCATTGAGGCTCCTTGggtcttgcttaatgaccaataatatttgcttaatgacagcaatgGGGATTGCCAGGATTGCCATTGTTAAGCAGTGCTgtcattttttttacaatgacATCACTAACcattggaaattccagtcccaattattgTTAACTCAGGACTTATATTTCTCTGTTTTAGTGTAATAGGTAATATTTCACAGTAAGTCCGTCTTTGAGAAGTCACTTATATTTGATCAGTGGAAAGATGTTTTGTTAAACATcacaaatattttcaagaaaaatagTTTTTCAATAATCTAACTGAAGGCACTAGCTATCCCCGAACCAGAATAGGCGAGGAGTAAAAAGGGCTACAGATTcttatataatatatacttagatGAAGCATGGCTTTGTAGAATTAAATTATTAGGCGGGATATTGGGAATCATGTCTCTGTTTAGTTTATCTCACTAAATATTTCCAGGAAGAACCTGTTTCATCTCAAGTTAGGCTATTCCACTATCAaatcattgaaatattggtgctgattTGGCTAGATTtagcagtattttatttattgataaaaTGCCAGCTACTCTACTGATTCTAGGCATCTTACAacacaaaatataataataaataaaataataaaatatatttactgattataattatgtgccatcaagtttttTTGACtgctagtgaccacatagataggTGTCCTTCATCATGATCTAACCTTAACCTGTTCTTCAAGTCTTCCAACAGTGCACTAATTGCCACTAACTGAGCAATACAGTACtgtaaatacatttataaaaccagcaaaatatataaataaacctgTTGCtgcaataaaatttatttatttatttctatcccacTCTTATTATTCTTGGAAAGTTGGAATGCTCTTTTTCTACTACAGAGAAAGTCTTGGGCCTCCTGATTTCTTCCAGGATGAGTATCTGGAAATCCTCTCCCTATTAAATTACCTGGATCAAGCAAATTCCTcataagaaaaagatggatgttcAGTGTATTGTACAATCCTCTTTAGCCTATTATTTTCTACAAACCTAAGTAATCTGATTAATTTATGGGACATGTAAATTACAAAAATCAAGTTAAGTAACCATTCAATTAATTGTGTGAACCAAGTCTATCATAATTTTATCCTAATATATGACTACTTTCATATTTCCACCTATTGGTTCATGTTTGGTCTTCAAGTAAAATAGAAAATCATTCTGTTTTCCCTCCTATGTTAACAGCCTGTGAAATTGTGATGTCATCTctccttccatttctcttttcaAGCTAAATATATCCAGTCCTTCCAAGTGTTCTTAGTAGGACTTAATTTCCATCATGTCATTTTTCTAGACATTTGACGTTGTCATTTTAAAATTCGGATCAGATTATTCCGAATAatattttccattatttcatGAACATTTCAGGATTTTAACCCTGTGTACCATACTTGATATGATATGTTGAATTATTTTTAGTATGGTTGTTTGACATGTTTATTCCTTTTCTGTTGTACATTACCAAAGTCACTTCTTGTGAAATGGGTGGCcgtataaatgttataaataaatagataaataataaatatagacTACATAATACATGCTGCGCAGAATTAATTCCCACTAGATTCAGTATTGTGTATTCCCAGGAAAATGGGTATAGAAAGATAATTAATGAAATGATCATGAATCCACAGAACATTCTATGGGACATTTGAAAATATGTATTCATTGGTTCTTACTTGGATGGGTAAAGGAAAATGGTTGGGCTTATATACAGTAGGTGACCATATGCCCTTCCCTCATAAATACTAAGGAAGCTGTTTTCTGTACCAGGTGATGTTTCTATCTTTAAAAGCAATCTTTTCAATAGAAAGTTATTTTCTATTGCAATCAACATAGAATGTGTTAGAGTGTAATTTACATCTTGGTAACCATATACTGATTGATGGGTAACATTGTGATTATAATCAACTAACTTGTTTCCTATGAGGCTTCCCATCCtcccttatttttattttgttgtagattctattaattaaaaaatatcaaATGAAAAACCGACACAGCAGCATTTTTTAATTTACAATCACACCTCTAGATCTCACATAGAGTCCATTGGCCTCATTGAAAAATGGTTAAGCAGTGGAGATTGAAGGCGAGACCTTATAAGAAGTATTCTTATTTATGTGGAAAAAATATCAAACGTAAACTGGAAGCCTAAGGAGCAAAAAGATAATGCTGAAGGATTGAAAAGAGATAAAGGAGCAAGTTTACTCATTGGTCTTCTAGTAAATACAACTTACAAATTTGTaaatacaaatttgatgagtagTCAAAGCTGTCCTTGAACAGCCGTTTTATGAGAATAGCCATTTGGTGTTAACATTCTAAATATGCTTGCTGTCCCCCCAATGTATAATCTTTTCTACCTGATTATATTTGTGTTCCTTGCTTTCTCTCTGTGTTATCttaaactgaaaataaatatCTCTTCTTAGGTGCGAGGTGCTCCAGCCATTGCTATTATAGGTTGTCTGAGTTTGGCAGTGGAATTgcataataaaagaaatgaagagcTGAGTTTGGGTAATCTGGAAATTTTTGTGTTGGACTCACTAAGCTACTTAATAAGTGCCAGACCTACTGCTGTCAACATGGCCCGGGCAGCTCAGGAGTTGAGACACCTTGTCCAGCAGGAGGCAAAACATGAAGGGACTACTCCAGAGAGTTTACGAGAAAGGTGAGGGTTCAAGACCCTATCTTCTTTCTTCCCCCAAACTGTAAGCAAGAAACATGCAAGTTTGTGTAACCTCTTATTGTAGCGTGATCAACTGGGCAGAAGCATTGCTGGGCAAAGACCTGGAAGACAACAAAAGCATTGGGGAACATGGAGCTTACCATCTCTTGCAACGGGTGGGGCAGGACAAAGTGAGAGTCCTGACTCACTGCAATACCGGCTCATTGGCCACTGCTGGTTATGGCACTGCACTTGGTAAGTGGCATCTCTCTGTATTCAAGAAACATTACCGTTTCTGACCTTTGTGACAAAAGTGTAAGAGATTatggtaatacaggtagtccttgatttacaatcatagttgggaccagaatttccattgctaagcaagatggttggaAATTGCTATGCCTTGGATGCTTCCGGTTTGAAAGGATCAGCCAACTATAAACAGTTATCCAGGAGACACCCAAATGTGTTAATAGCACACATTCTTTGGAGAAGCTCCTTtcatgtttttatgttatttgaTGTCATACAGTATGACATAAAATGACATGCAATTTTGTCACTTAGTGTCATTTAGtgtgccttattttaattgtgatgtttctgacacaaataaacaaacaagcaagacgCTTAAGTGAGTCgggccaattttatgacctttttttgttaTGGTTGTTAAaaaaaccactgcagttgttaaatgagtcatgtgTTACTAAATGAATCTATATTTCCTCTTTGACTTTGCTGATTGGGAAGGTTTCAAATAGTGACCACATGACCCTAGGATGCTGCAACCCTTGTAAATACATacaggttgccaagcatctgaattttgatcaggtgaccatggggatgctgtagtgGTCGTAAGTGCAAGTACTGGTTGTAAGAGATGTCACCTCTTATAGCAGCCTTCCTCAGTGTTCCAAGTTTGTTAGGATTTCAGCTCTCAATATCTGAAGGAAGATTCCAAATTGCTTCGTATGTTGACTGCTTACAGTCTTTTATATGGTCCTGTTATTTTGACTTGTTTGTAATTTTGCTTCATAGGTATCATTCGCTCATTACATGCCATGGGTCGTCTGGAGCATGTTTATTGCACTGAAACACGACCATACAATCAGGGGGCCCGGCTGACTGCTTATGAATTAGTATATGAGCAGGTGCCTTCAACACTCATTGCTGATAGCATGGCTTCCTtggcaatgaaagaaaaaaagatatcagGTAGATGTcttgatttcttctttttctgcattACTGCTGTACTTTCCAGATCCCATGCTAGGACATGAGCACATATGTGATTCAATGGCTGGCCAAGAGTCCAAGAGATCAAGTTGTTAAAGAAGATACTGTTTAGATCACTTAGCAATACTGATGTCTTGGTATTGGGTATTCTATTGTATTGGAtaataaacaaatttaaaaaccacTAAAAGCTTAGTTCCAGCCTTCAGAATTCCTTGGTAGAATTGGCAGCACTAATCAAATACATGGAAAGGAAAATCTTGTTGGAAGGAAGAACATATGGCTAATGTAAGTCTGAGTTGAAAGCAATGTTTGTAATGGAGGAGTCTCAGTTTGAATCTCTAATCTTCACTTAAATGGATTTCAGATGAAAGACAGAGAAAACCATATTTGAAATTCTGGGCTGTTTGCTattatgaatataaaaatatatggcTTGTTCCTGTAAAAGGCATAATTATGTTTTCTATATGCTAGATCCTTATATTTCCTTACTGAATAGTCTAGTACATGCAATGTTCCAAGCCATCATCTGACTTAAGTTTTAGCAAATGTATTGTGTGAACCCAACCAATAGGAATTTAATCAATAAGCCTTATTTCAACCCAGTTTAACCAAAATTTCTATAGTCCCAATAAACTCTAGGAGATGGCATGAAGAACAAGAATGGtgcaaagaacaagaaaaataatgaattgtTCCCTCTCTTGCACCCTGAGAAAATTTTAAAGACATATGGGAACATCTACCCGATTCTGGAAAATGCAGAGCAGGCATGCAATTTTCACTAGGGAACttttgttaaaaacaaacaaataagaacaACATGAACAAAATCCCACAGCAAGGTCTCCTTTTTCTCgtctacttttctttttattctgcatTTTGAATAGTCTGGCATTGAATAATTTGAGATAAACAGGTTTTAGCATTAGGCGTTTAATTGCCATTGTCCTTTTTGTAATTCAGCTGTCATTGTGGGAGCAGACAGGGTTGTTGCTAATGGAGACACTGCCAATAAAGTTGGTACTTATCAGCTGGCAATTGCTGCAAGATACCATGGGATTCCCTTCTATGTGGCAGCCCCCAGCACTTCCTGTGACCTGCAATTAAAACATGGAGGGCAGATCGTTATTGAGGAGCGGCCAAGCCAGGAACTGACAGACATCAATGCTGTCCGAATTGCTGCACCAGGTAGCAAAACATTGGAAGGTTATATGTAAACAAATGTTGCATATAAAGAAAGGAAACATGATAGAATACTAATATTTTCAGTACTATTTGTAATCAGTGATCTAACAGTAGTTGTCCCAGCTTACAGGAATCTAGATGATGTATATACTTTGAGTAAGTTTTCATTGATCaagaaaatgtattctgactTGAATCTCCTTGGATACATGACAGTCTAGTAAGCTATTATCTACTTTTTGAAGAATGACAATTGATTATGGAAATTTAATCCAATGTTTCTTGAAGGACATCAAGTTGCCTACCATTGTCTGTATAACTTTTTTTTAGTCTTGAAGCATCTAGATAATCCTTTTTGCATCTTCTCTTTTTAGAGATGATTGTTTCCCATGTTTTTAAAACTAAGCCATAACATTTACCATTAATGAAATAATTACATCTGTTATATAAACTATTGGAACAgcacatatattttctttcttcctaggCATTGGTGTTTGGAATCCAGCCTTTGATGTCACACCTCATGAACTGATAACTGGTGGTATTGTCACTGAGTTTGGGGTCTTTCTTCCTGCTGAACTTCAAGCAGCCCTGACACGTGAAGTGTATAACATATAAAGAACCTGAGTTAAGTTGTTTCCAGATAGGGTGTGAATGTAATCTTCAACAATTGTTACTAGGGCTTCTTTCCCTAATCTGCAATCTTCCAGATGTTTGGGATACAGAATTTTGTACAACTGAAAATTGTAGTCCCAGTATCTCTGAATACCACTGAGGTTTGGAGAAATTGTACTAGAAACTTTTGAGTTTGGTGGAAATGCTTGATATTTCTGCAATGTTGTTACTAAACATTCATTTGCAAATTCAGAAAATTAAATCATGTTTGCTTCTTGAGATTCATCTCCTTTGGCTTTGTGAGGGATGCTTCATTTTGGAACTTTTGAGTCATACTATGACATAAATTTTCTTTGACTTCATGTGATTTTTCTAAAAATATGTATAGTATAATTCTTTATCTCAATCATTTTTCATTTGTTGCTTAGATCTCTTTATTGACATTCTATTATGTATTCATTGccctggtgacacagtggttagaatgcaatggtGCAGTCTCACAATGTAGCGTACAATCCCAACaggggttcaaggttgactcagctaccatccttcagaggtcagtaaaatgaggacccagatgttgggggcaatatgctgacattctaaaccactcagagagtgcttatataagtaagtgctattgctaatgcaccATTTTCAAAATTGTTCTTAAGGTTCTTTGGTGTTGTATCTCACATGGTTTTAATCTTATGACAACAGGTTCTCTGCAGCATTGCCTTCCAATGTTTTGTACCAGAAAATCTTTTGCAATACATTTTATGTAAGCCTAATCTTGGTAGATATAAAAGTATGACCCTCTACTGATCTCTCTATTGTGGAAGAGGCAAAGAAATTCAGAGGTGGTAGCCTGACATAATAAGGTTCATGGCAGAGGTCAACATTGCCTTACTTCTGCTTTACTTTCAATAGGATAACTGTTTAGGATCAATGCACACAACAAATATAAGTTGTGAATGTATGACATGACATTTAAGTTCCTTCCTGACTACTTCAGATCTTTCAGGTTGATTCATTATAAcaacttttgttttcattttctgttcTTTAGACAAAATTCATTCCTCACAACAGGCTATGTATTTGTCATTACTTTTTATCAGAATAAGATGAAATCCCACAGTCTTCTATTTTGAAATAAGAGTTGGgtgcagaaggagaaagataaaaCTTCGGTGCAGTGGAATGGGATAAAGTTTCTGTAgtaacaaataaaaattattaacagCCAGGAGTTGTTTAGAATGAATATGGTTTAAATATGAAAGTGTGGGATGAGAATGTACGAGGTTTATTGAGGTGGACTAAATAATTGCAAATTGaaattcaacacacacacacacacacatgaaaaatGAAcaggctgaaagaaagaaagacttaaaatataataatttgataAAGTCGATGAgatcctcaaaaaagaaaaaaagtgattaATTTTTTAATCACTTTTTTAAGTTTATGAAAAACTGAATGTATGGACATAGTGGAAGAAAAGATAATTTTCAAGGATAGACAAGTATGGAGAAGAAATTTTGAATGGTATTTGGTGTTAACTAGATTTAGTTagatttcctttcattttctcttttatttcttttccacatTATTTCCTactctttttctgttctttgagTAACACTGCTAATCTCAAGGGAAATTGTGTGATGATTCATATGAATATGAACACTCCTCATATTTGACTTAATAGGGAGAtataaacatgaataaatgtgtatCAGAAATTGCATTGATCCAGAAACATGATCAAAATAGATAGAAGTTTAATCTCTCTTGTTAGAGAGATTTAGTCAACCCACCTTCTGTCAATGATACTGTTAGAAGAATTATTGTGATTATGTATTCAAATGCTTTGAACCCTTCAAAGATACTGTTACTTAACTGTTTTATGACAGCAGAATTAATGCTTAAATGAAAATGGACAACCTCATATAGAAAGGGttctatagcagtagacttagcagtagacttatataccgcttcataggcctttcaggcctctctaagcggtttacagagagtcagcatattgcccccaacaatctgggtcctcattttacccacctcggaaggatggaaggctgagtcaaccctgagccggtgagatttgaaccgctgacctgctgatctagcagtagcctgcagtgctgcatttaaccactgcgccaccttggctctatagggGCATAGAGATAGGGGCAATTTTAATTGgacagaatgaaaacaataataGTTCATGCTcataaatttgtttttttaaagcatttaaattTCCTAGGGCTTCAGAATCTATATAGGAGATTCTAAATTTGCAACTAATCATTTTCCAAAAGTGTAGCTCAAAGGAATCTAATTTTAACTTacggggaggggaaggaggaggaggttatGCTAGCTTTGATTGACTATAATTTTTAGCAGCTGCAGATCTAaccctattttaaaaaattgctgcaTCAATTAAATGAACTGAATTTGAAGTTATGACTGTTGTAGTAGAGCTGATCACTACCTGTGTAAATGTTCTGTATAGTTTGGTTGCGTTTGACTGACCCTAATGATTTTTTATTTCACCAATTCGCAGATGGGTTCTTGACGCGCTGTGTTCATGAAAAATCCTAATGTGAAAATTTGCTTAAGGTCAGGGTAATTTAAATAGGCTGTCAAGAGAAGCTTTTAGAAAACCCAGTGTGTGATGCTAATATGCAAGAATTCTCATTAGGTATGCCTTATATTAAGACATTGATTTTTGGCTCTGTTCCTTCAAGTGGAAAGTTCCGCTTTCATCAGTTTGGATGGTgggtatattaaaaataatttctctCTCTGGATGTTGTAATGCCTATTTAATGGTCTTGCTGGAAAGGTTAAAACCAATTAttgttgtgatttttttcctgctggcatTTCCATTGTGTATCACGGGTCAAACAATTAGCAACCATAAAAATGTTCATTGTCGAATGCTGCTATTATTATATCTATGTATCAAGAGCAAgttaacttccccccccccaataaaacgAATATCCTAAGATTAGGTTATCGTTATGGCCTTGTAACATTTGCTATAATGTGTGCTGTTTCTCATTCACATGCAAATATATTATTCTTTGGTTCAACTATTGctgattatttattttaacaacaGAAGCTATGTGGTTTGTAATTGccagaggagtggggtgggtgggttggacactcagaaattattttaaaaaagaaagccatAGCTTTATAAAagtattgattttatttaatttgtaaaaaATACCTTCTTTTCTTGTATAGTTTAGGATTcttcaaatgagaaaaaaattcttGTATTTGTTTAATTCAAATACTATcttttaaaatatctcattttgtaCTTTTTCTGTGGACCTAAAATTATGTTTTTTGGCACTAGGTGGCATCTGAACTCTatcctttgttttaaaatgattgCTGCAGGAGGAAGAATAAAAGTTTgctattatttgtttttatttggatttaCTGAAAAGTCATTTTgacaataaatttgataaaccagatacattttatttattgttactatttatttattgttcatttcCTGTTGCTGTTATTTCTATAGCTTTCTTTCGGGAACAAGGCAGTCAGTTTGATCAGActtttgtttgttgtttcctTCACTTATCTGTTGATTAAACTGTAGGTTGCTTGAAATTGTAAAACTTCAAAGTTCTCTTTGAAAATTTCTTTTAAACAATTTCTGGTTATTGGTTATTAACATTAACTGCTATTCAGTTATCAACAAAACATTAGTATGACTTTAGACAAATACTTTGCTTCTAGGTAGACTCTTTGctccaaattattttttaaaacgtataaaaataaagaggaagCTAGTAATCACAGTCTCAGGCATACGTTTGATTTGAGATGCTAGCTATCATATACTTTATAAAGCTTTACATGG contains:
- the MRI1 gene encoding methylthioribose-1-phosphate isomerase; translated protein: MSLEALRYRRGFLQILNQLLLPHQTVYEEISSVRQGWEAIRSMKVRGAPAIAIIGCLSLAVELHNKRNEELSLGNLEIFVLDSLSYLISARPTAVNMARAAQELRHLVQQEAKHEGTTPESLRESVINWAEALLGKDLEDNKSIGEHGAYHLLQRVGQDKVRVLTHCNTGSLATAGYGTALGIIRSLHAMGRLEHVYCTETRPYNQGARLTAYELVYEQVPSTLIADSMASLAMKEKKISAVIVGADRVVANGDTANKVGTYQLAIAARYHGIPFYVAAPSTSCDLQLKHGGQIVIEERPSQELTDINAVRIAAPGIGVWNPAFDVTPHELITGGIVTEFGVFLPAELQAALTREVYNI